A window of Miscanthus floridulus cultivar M001 chromosome 12, ASM1932011v1, whole genome shotgun sequence genomic DNA:
CCAGACGTGTTGCCTGTTGGTCGCGCAAAGTAGTAGCCAGGCTCCGTCCGTTTTCTGATTTGATCGAGCACGGTTTGAAGATATGTTTTATGTGTAGATAGATAGAGATAAGATCTAAACTGAACAGGATTGTGAAAAGATGATTACCGGACAAAAAAACAGAATATATATGAACAACATTGTTACCTCATATCATTCctataaattgttttggatgaTTATACAAACATCTGAATCATCTCAAGACTGGATTCAATCCTAATCGACAGTGGTGATCGATCTCATCCTATAGTTCGCCAGTGTCATAGTGACACAAATGGACATGAGTGTTCGGTAGAGATGCCTCCATGGTCATGCATGTTCCTCACATCTCTTCCCTACTTGTGTAAAATAAATCGAGATCAATAAAGCAATCATTTATTGTCATTCTCTCAATCATGTGTTCAATCTCTTGTGCCTCATTTACATTTAAGCATTCTCGATTACAAACACAGCACAGAGCCAATAAAATGCGTGGACTTGGCTGGTTATATTCATCCAATAAAACGTGAAAATCGTTTCTGTAAAAGAGCAGTAGATAGATGACACTACAAAAATCCTCACACAATGAGCTTCCTTGCGGACTCGGTGACCCCTCCCAAGTCGATCGCCGTGAAGAAGTTGATGGCGAACCTTGTGTTCCTGGCGCAGTCTCTGGGGAACAGGACATCCCGCACATCCGCATCGTCATCGTTCATCTTCTTGCTGAGCGTCCGTATCCCGAGCTTGTCCGCGAGGTCCTGGAACAGCATCTTGATGAAGATGCGCGACGACGACGTCGTGTCCTGCTCCGTGACCCTGACGCGCCCCAGCACGCCGCGCCAGGGCAGCGCATCGGCGGCCAGCAGGTGCGCGTAGAACCTGGCGGACGCGCGCAGCTCGTCGGTCGTCATGCGGTGCGCCGCCGAGTAGTGGCCCGCGAAGCAGGCCTCGAAGCCGG
This region includes:
- the LOC136495580 gene encoding pre-mRNA-splicing factor cwc22 — translated: MSSVSSEEAEHKLLSVVRPGQEPELCAMLVECCRKEKAYTSYYGQLGQRLCAVDRVYQAGFEACFAGHYSAAHRMTTDELRASARFYAHLLAADALPWRGVLGRVRVTEQDTTSSSRIFIKMLFQDLADKLGIRTLSKKMNDDDADVRDVLFPRDCARNTRFAINFFTAIDLGGVTESARKLIV